A single region of the Candidatus Cloacimonas sp. genome encodes:
- the polA gene encoding DNA polymerase I, whose translation MADKLYLLDGTALLYRAHFAFIKNPLINSKGKNISALFGVINSFLHIIENTQAAYVAISFDRKTPTFRHNLYPAYKAQRPPMPDELAAQIEPVKQFFELIGLKEIGLDGYEADDILGTLAKQYEDEMQIVLVTSDKDYCQLVDEQSVMLDPMKDALLDRNAVYAKYGVYPEQFIDYLALVGDPSDNIPGVKSIGPKTASMLLTEHKTLDNIYANLETLKPRLQELLLENKDSAYLSKQLATIKTDVPIPKPTLDYLTFWTKDLTKAIPLLEEYEINSIKRKIELKYAEAKSPVQLPEFQDDIFSANTESPQDTSETEAKMPFEAVLVNPRNFVTLLKELKEAKQISIDTETDSPEPMLANLVGISFCVEEKKAYYLPLKHRARENLPLPEVIRHLKDALKDKVLLGHNLKFDLIVLARHGLELHNPLFDTMLAAYILDPGTLNYSLTACALNELNYKMIPISDLIGKGKNQGTFDLVEPNVACVYSAEDAWAVYKLFPIYRRKVDFSPMATLFDSIELPLIKVLQQMEMNGVAIDCSILEEISRQINQELKDLTDKIYAFAGYEFNLNSTQQLAKMLFEEKKLPLGRKTKTGFSTDNNVLEDLAVDYEITRIIIQYRQLTKLQSTYISALPKMINPQTKRIHSSFNQTVTSTGRLSSSNPNLQNIPVRTDLGREIRKAFCAKDNEHLILDADYSQIELRLLALMSEDEVLIQAFKQDLDIHKRMAAKIFNVTLEQVSTSQRRAAKTINFGILYGMGQRKLAHDLGISLSEAKKIIDDYYAQFPSIREFINQCIYKARQQHYAETLFGRRLYLPNIESKNQGLKSEAERIAVNMPIQGTAADLIKIAMIDIYNQIAEREDIKMILQVHDELIFEIQQNVREEANLIVKKCMEQALPAKYAEKVHLKTDVGIGKNWFETH comes from the coding sequence ATGGCAGACAAATTATATTTGCTTGATGGCACAGCGTTGTTATACAGGGCTCATTTTGCCTTTATCAAAAACCCGTTAATCAATAGCAAAGGAAAAAACATAAGCGCCCTTTTTGGTGTTATCAATTCTTTTTTACATATCATAGAAAATACTCAGGCAGCTTATGTAGCCATATCTTTTGACCGAAAAACCCCCACTTTCAGGCATAATTTATATCCGGCATACAAAGCTCAGCGTCCGCCTATGCCGGATGAACTTGCAGCCCAAATTGAGCCAGTAAAACAATTCTTCGAATTGATCGGTTTAAAAGAAATCGGTTTGGATGGTTATGAGGCAGATGATATTTTGGGCACTTTGGCAAAGCAATATGAAGATGAAATGCAAATTGTGCTTGTAACCAGTGACAAGGATTACTGCCAATTAGTTGATGAACAATCAGTTATGCTTGATCCTATGAAAGATGCTCTGCTGGATAGAAATGCCGTTTATGCCAAATATGGCGTTTATCCGGAGCAGTTTATTGATTATTTGGCTTTGGTGGGTGACCCTTCAGATAATATTCCCGGAGTAAAAAGCATCGGTCCTAAAACTGCTTCAATGCTTTTAACAGAACATAAAACCCTCGATAATATTTATGCTAATTTGGAGACATTGAAGCCACGCCTGCAAGAATTGCTGCTGGAAAACAAGGATAGCGCATACCTTTCCAAACAATTAGCCACTATTAAAACCGATGTCCCCATTCCCAAACCCACTTTGGATTATTTAACTTTTTGGACGAAAGACCTGACGAAGGCAATTCCTTTGCTGGAAGAGTATGAAATTAATTCCATCAAACGCAAAATTGAGCTTAAATATGCGGAAGCCAAATCGCCTGTTCAACTTCCCGAATTTCAGGACGATATTTTTTCGGCAAATACGGAATCCCCTCAAGATACATCTGAAACAGAAGCAAAAATGCCTTTTGAAGCAGTTTTGGTTAACCCTCGCAATTTCGTTACTTTGCTGAAAGAACTGAAAGAAGCAAAACAAATTTCCATAGACACGGAAACGGATTCCCCTGAACCAATGCTGGCAAATTTGGTGGGCATATCTTTTTGCGTAGAGGAGAAAAAGGCATATTATCTACCTTTAAAGCATCGGGCAAGAGAAAATTTACCCCTGCCAGAAGTTATTCGGCATCTAAAAGATGCGTTAAAAGATAAAGTCCTGCTGGGACATAATCTCAAATTTGATCTGATAGTGCTTGCCAGGCACGGATTGGAATTGCATAATCCTCTGTTTGATACAATGCTGGCTGCCTATATTTTGGATCCTGGAACACTGAATTATTCTTTGACTGCTTGCGCTCTTAATGAATTGAATTATAAGATGATACCGATTAGTGATTTGATTGGCAAAGGCAAAAATCAAGGCACTTTTGATCTGGTAGAGCCAAATGTTGCCTGTGTTTATTCCGCAGAAGACGCTTGGGCTGTGTATAAACTCTTTCCGATCTATCGTCGGAAAGTGGATTTTAGCCCGATGGCAACTCTGTTTGATTCGATTGAATTGCCGCTCATAAAGGTCTTGCAACAAATGGAAATGAACGGAGTGGCGATCGATTGTTCCATCTTGGAGGAAATTTCACGGCAAATAAATCAGGAATTAAAAGACCTCACCGATAAAATTTATGCTTTTGCGGGCTATGAATTTAACCTAAATTCTACGCAGCAATTGGCAAAAATGCTCTTTGAAGAAAAAAAGTTGCCCTTAGGAAGAAAAACTAAAACCGGTTTTTCCACCGATAACAATGTTTTGGAAGATTTGGCGGTGGATTATGAAATTACCAGAATAATTATCCAGTATAGGCAACTAACCAAATTGCAATCAACTTATATTTCCGCGCTGCCCAAAATGATCAATCCCCAAACGAAAAGGATTCATTCTTCCTTTAATCAAACAGTTACCTCCACGGGGCGTCTTTCTTCATCCAATCCAAATTTGCAAAATATACCGGTTAGAACCGATTTGGGGCGCGAAATTCGCAAGGCATTTTGTGCTAAGGATAATGAGCATCTCATTCTGGATGCCGATTATTCTCAGATAGAATTGCGTTTATTGGCTTTAATGAGTGAAGACGAGGTCTTAATTCAGGCATTCAAACAAGACCTGGATATCCATAAAAGAATGGCTGCCAAGATTTTTAATGTAACCCTCGAACAGGTCTCCACCAGTCAAAGAAGAGCTGCCAAAACCATTAATTTTGGCATTCTTTATGGAATGGGGCAACGCAAACTGGCGCATGACCTGGGTATATCATTATCTGAGGCGAAAAAAATAATTGATGATTACTATGCCCAATTCCCTTCCATCCGCGAATTTATCAATCAATGTATCTATAAAGCTCGCCAGCAACATTATGCGGAAACCCTTTTTGGCAGGCGTTTATATCTGCCCAATATAGAAAGTAAAAACCAAGGACTAAAAAGCGAAGCGGAAAGAATAGCGGTAAATATGCCTATTCAGGGAACTGCTGCTGACCTGATAAAAATTGCTATGATAGATATTTACAATCAGATAGCTGAACGCGAAGACATAAAAATGATTCTGCAAGTGCACGATGAACTGATTTTCGAAATTCAGCAAAATGTGCGGGAAGAAGCGAACTTAATCGTTAAAAAATGTATGGAACAAGCCCTGCCAGCTAAATATGCGGAAAAAGTACACCTTAAGACGGATGTGGGAATAGGGAAAAATTGGTTTGAAACCCACTGA
- a CDS encoding desulfoferrodoxin: protein MIALRQLWRCLICGNVVEVTFVGGGELVCCGQPMQLLTENTVDAAVEKHIPVITDLGDKIEVKVGSVPHPMEAKHYITFIEVLTDTKVIRKELKPGDEPKAIFNIKMDKVKEVREYCNVHGLWKA, encoded by the coding sequence ATGATAGCTCTAAGACAATTATGGCGTTGCCTCATTTGCGGAAATGTAGTTGAAGTAACTTTTGTGGGTGGTGGCGAATTAGTTTGCTGCGGACAGCCAATGCAGTTGTTAACTGAAAATACGGTGGATGCGGCAGTAGAAAAACATATACCCGTTATAACCGATTTAGGTGATAAGATTGAGGTAAAAGTGGGAAGCGTTCCTCACCCGATGGAAGCAAAACATTATATTACTTTTATTGAAGTTCTTACGGATACGAAAGTGATCAGAAAAGAACTAAAACCTGGAGATGAACCTAAAGCCATCTTTAACATTAAGATGGATAAAGTGAAAGAAGTGCGCGAATACTGTAATGTGCACGGTCTTTGGAAAGCATAA
- the rbr gene encoding rubrerythrin codes for MTFIDTRTAENLMKSFAGESQARMRYLYAAKTAKNEGYEQISNIFTETAENEKEHAKIFFKHLQKLGLEGEMLNIIASYPVGWSAESTQKNLEYAANGENEEWTELYPVFADVAEEEGFSDIAHSWRMVAKVEREHEKRFRKLFNNIKDQKVFVREGKVFWKCLNCGYIHEGTEAPKVCPSCNHPQSYFELFVENY; via the coding sequence ATGACATTTATTGACACTCGAACTGCTGAAAATCTAATGAAATCCTTTGCGGGAGAAAGCCAAGCGAGAATGAGATATCTTTATGCAGCTAAAACAGCTAAAAATGAGGGCTACGAACAAATATCCAATATTTTTACGGAAACGGCGGAAAATGAAAAAGAACATGCCAAGATATTCTTCAAACACTTGCAAAAACTTGGTTTGGAAGGTGAAATGCTCAATATCATCGCTTCTTATCCAGTTGGCTGGTCTGCCGAGAGCACTCAAAAAAATCTGGAATATGCAGCCAATGGAGAAAATGAGGAATGGACTGAGCTCTATCCCGTTTTTGCCGATGTTGCCGAAGAGGAAGGTTTTAGCGATATTGCTCATTCCTGGCGAATGGTTGCCAAAGTGGAAAGAGAGCATGAAAAACGATTTCGTAAGCTATTCAACAATATAAAAGATCAAAAGGTCTTTGTGCGTGAAGGAAAGGTCTTCTGGAAATGCCTGAATTGCGGTTATATTCACGAAGGAACAGAAGCGCCGAAAGTTTGCCCTTCCTGTAATCACCCTCAAAGCTATTTTGAACTTTTTGTGGAAAATTACTAA
- a CDS encoding ferritin family protein, with product MQKQEFDEILDFAVSREQEAVKFYQDLQNYARFKDLNSMLKGLESMEQGHIKVIENIRQNGVKEEDIKKVTNLKISDYLSVDIADLDMNYQNILVRAMKREENSFMLYSEMSVKFPDPEIATLFRRLAADEAQHKLFFEGLYDDWLRTGN from the coding sequence GTGCAAAAGCAAGAATTTGACGAAATTCTGGATTTTGCCGTTTCGCGCGAACAAGAAGCGGTAAAATTCTATCAGGACTTGCAAAATTATGCTCGATTTAAAGACCTGAACAGTATGCTGAAAGGTCTGGAATCGATGGAACAAGGACATATCAAAGTAATTGAAAATATCAGACAAAACGGTGTTAAAGAAGAAGATATAAAAAAAGTAACCAATTTGAAAATCAGCGATTACTTAAGTGTTGATATCGCCGATTTGGATATGAATTATCAAAATATCCTCGTGCGAGCAATGAAAAGAGAAGAGAATTCTTTTATGCTCTATTCCGAAATGAGCGTTAAATTTCCCGATCCTGAAATTGCCACTCTTTTTAGACGGTTGGCTGCCGACGAAGCACAGCACAAACTTTTTTTTGAAGGTCTATACGACGATTGGTTGAGAACTGGAAATTGA
- the tsaB gene encoding tRNA (adenosine(37)-N6)-threonylcarbamoyltransferase complex dimerization subunit type 1 TsaB, whose translation MKLALDTTQNSGSIALADTNRVVYSAYFDIKITHSETLMPAIDYAFSFCNCQRHELNEIYVCKGPGSFTGIRIGLATAKGIAFALGIPLYAYSSLELAALPASGLGRNILAAIDAKMQEVYYAYYDAKLKELIPAGIGKPEELLKLKLQDFILCGSASEILSPLFIDAGYNFYTLNPILKIPSAAGLFALPNILPVKHLPEDLEELEPLYLREAKAQIKKL comes from the coding sequence TTGAAACTTGCGCTTGACACCACTCAAAATTCTGGTTCCATTGCTTTGGCTGATACAAATAGAGTTGTTTATTCCGCTTATTTTGACATCAAAATAACCCATAGCGAAACCCTGATGCCAGCTATTGACTATGCTTTTTCTTTTTGTAATTGCCAACGCCATGAACTGAATGAAATCTATGTATGCAAGGGTCCCGGCTCCTTTACAGGAATAAGAATCGGACTGGCAACCGCCAAAGGAATTGCCTTTGCTTTGGGAATTCCTCTTTATGCTTATTCTTCTTTAGAATTGGCTGCCTTGCCGGCAAGCGGATTGGGACGAAATATTTTAGCTGCCATCGATGCTAAGATGCAGGAAGTATATTACGCTTATTATGACGCAAAGCTAAAAGAACTGATTCCTGCCGGTATTGGCAAACCAGAAGAGCTGCTAAAACTTAAGCTACAGGATTTTATTTTATGCGGAAGTGCTTCAGAAATTCTCTCACCGTTATTTATCGATGCCGGATATAATTTCTATACTCTAAATCCGATTCTGAAAATACCCTCGGCAGCAGGACTTTTTGCCTTGCCCAATATTTTACCGGTAAAACATCTACCGGAAGATCTGGAAGAGCTGGAACCGCTCTATTTGAGAGAAGCTAAAGCACAGATAAAAAAATTATAG
- a CDS encoding C25 family cysteine peptidase, with translation MKKALILISVLLVGINLSAFDTIINIDPYAWQNKQGADAFPVTLTTGEPILPFVPVNILLPFGNKYLSSEVSISKAETVAENITFEIAMPPLPTSAPMPNLTQTLVNPKLENRLYPDKQWQFLGIQYYRGYQIALFNVYPYRYNPITKKLFASSQVQISLNSEFEDAEAEYEANFYTNSAKTQSALNSLICNPENIATYQSAPNYRNVANVARNIDLSTPRQMIIITNNSRLSWFSSYSVWHSDRGVSNAVFSVEDILSAYPGTDNAEKIRNFIINAYQTWANSSQPLEYVILGGDDEIVPERGAYGQVGDTIDLRMPTDIYFSNLDGDWNANQNQIWGETNDNTDMIPEIHIGRFPAETQTEFNNMFSKIQYYVDNDTFSNNLALFIGEQLNDNPLTWGGDYKDNVAQYLPDEYNMHTLYQRDGTYSSQSVYNAINAGAGIMNHMGHANESTLIGQSNGTVESLTNTEYGFLYSQGCYPAAFDQRTSGNNESIGEHFVTASGALFSFIGNTRYGWYSPGNVNGASEYYDRQFFNGLFEQNYPALGEALTYSRLQNLNNALSSDVMRWCYYEMVLFGDPSIEVKPFNNSLPFLNLDGYTFSDEEGDNNGTISIGELICLHPLISNANNWNTAFNVSARLENLPEGINLVGGNISIPQILPGGLSSENFKFRLQLSDNLSFGSYNLTLVIDSINPLTQQLTGERRFTVSLQITMIDNRFPWETMNNGKSAPVVANLNSTNGSEIIYADVFGNSYYIGTDGNMYQTIEAPEGMIINHSFAYGDVDGDTEKDLVFCSRSGNIFAMRLDGDIIFNYQANTMLLYSPVLADIDGNGSLETIAGGIDGNIYAVSSTGALLNGFPYNVGSNIPCELAAADINADGALEIVAGSLNGLLYVIGNGGMVLPGFPLQLNGSVTGSPTITNTNRIVCSTPTDIYIISPSGNIVAMRNINSHIAGGFALGDITADDIGLDIVGITINGFLYALNENGADLPGFPVAINDIFNCPPLLANLDNDPQAEILVQSYENSVYGYNADGSCLSGYPFMNIYNGSTPATLVDFDANNQIKMVMGHSNGVLMLNLQRTASDLRPWITYRGSSLRQGSFVSTGFVSNSDELGVPSVNALLGNYPNPFNPETTIRFSTKANTIAKLEIFNLKGQKIRTLIDGIQNEGNHSIIWNGRDDFSREVASGVYFYRLSAEGKSYQHKMLLLK, from the coding sequence ATGAAAAAAGCACTTATACTAATATCAGTCCTCCTCGTCGGAATCAATCTTTCTGCGTTTGATACAATAATTAATATAGACCCTTATGCTTGGCAGAATAAACAAGGAGCAGATGCTTTTCCGGTTACTTTAACAACGGGTGAACCGATTCTACCTTTTGTCCCAGTGAATATTTTGCTACCTTTCGGCAATAAATATCTAAGCTCAGAAGTATCTATCTCTAAAGCCGAAACAGTAGCCGAAAACATAACTTTTGAAATTGCTATGCCTCCTTTGCCTACTTCCGCTCCAATGCCAAATCTAACACAAACCTTAGTTAACCCCAAATTGGAAAATCGCTTATATCCCGATAAACAGTGGCAATTTTTGGGCATTCAATATTATCGGGGATATCAAATTGCTTTGTTCAATGTATATCCATATCGATACAATCCTATTACGAAGAAACTGTTTGCCAGTTCTCAAGTTCAAATATCCTTGAATAGTGAATTTGAAGATGCAGAAGCTGAATATGAGGCAAATTTTTATACCAATAGTGCCAAAACCCAATCTGCCTTGAATTCCCTGATCTGCAATCCAGAAAATATTGCTACCTACCAATCTGCCCCTAATTATAGAAATGTGGCTAATGTAGCCAGAAATATAGATCTTTCCACACCCCGCCAAATGATCATCATTACCAATAATTCCAGATTGAGCTGGTTTTCTTCCTATTCCGTTTGGCATTCCGATAGAGGCGTTTCCAATGCAGTTTTTTCGGTGGAAGATATCCTTTCTGCCTATCCCGGCACAGATAATGCGGAAAAAATCCGCAATTTTATTATCAATGCCTATCAAACTTGGGCTAATAGTTCTCAGCCATTGGAATATGTAATTCTGGGCGGAGATGATGAAATCGTTCCTGAACGAGGCGCTTATGGTCAAGTTGGCGATACTATAGATTTGCGAATGCCTACCGATATCTATTTTAGTAATCTCGATGGTGACTGGAATGCAAACCAGAACCAAATTTGGGGTGAAACAAATGACAACACGGATATGATACCGGAAATCCACATTGGCAGATTTCCTGCCGAAACCCAAACCGAATTTAACAATATGTTCAGCAAGATTCAGTATTATGTTGATAATGATACCTTTAGCAACAATCTTGCTCTTTTTATAGGTGAACAGCTGAATGACAATCCTTTAACATGGGGAGGTGATTACAAAGATAATGTAGCACAGTATCTTCCCGACGAATATAATATGCATACCCTATACCAAAGAGACGGCACTTACAGTTCTCAGAGTGTTTATAATGCCATCAATGCTGGTGCCGGAATTATGAATCATATGGGGCATGCTAATGAATCAACTTTAATAGGGCAATCCAATGGAACTGTAGAAAGCTTAACTAATACAGAATATGGTTTTCTCTATTCCCAAGGTTGTTATCCTGCTGCATTTGATCAACGCACTTCCGGAAACAATGAATCCATCGGAGAACATTTTGTAACTGCTTCCGGTGCATTATTTTCCTTTATTGGAAATACTCGTTACGGATGGTATAGTCCTGGCAATGTGAACGGCGCTTCTGAATATTATGATCGGCAGTTTTTCAATGGTTTATTTGAACAGAATTATCCTGCCTTGGGAGAAGCGTTAACTTATTCTCGTCTGCAAAATTTGAATAATGCCTTAAGTAGTGATGTTATGCGCTGGTGTTATTACGAAATGGTTCTTTTTGGTGATCCTTCCATAGAAGTAAAGCCCTTTAACAATTCTCTGCCCTTTCTGAATCTGGATGGTTATACTTTTTCCGATGAAGAAGGAGATAATAACGGAACCATCAGCATTGGCGAACTTATTTGTTTACATCCTCTTATTTCCAATGCCAATAATTGGAACACTGCCTTTAATGTCTCGGCTCGTTTGGAAAATTTACCTGAAGGGATAAATTTGGTAGGAGGTAACATCTCCATTCCGCAGATTCTTCCGGGAGGTTTAAGTTCTGAAAATTTTAAATTCCGGCTGCAGCTTTCCGATAATTTGAGTTTCGGTTCTTATAATCTAACCTTGGTGATTGATTCCATAAATCCTTTAACTCAGCAATTAACTGGTGAACGCAGATTTACCGTATCGCTGCAGATAACTATGATAGACAATCGTTTTCCCTGGGAAACTATGAACAATGGTAAATCGGCTCCTGTAGTTGCAAACCTGAATTCGACAAATGGCAGTGAAATTATCTACGCGGATGTTTTCGGCAACAGTTATTATATTGGAACTGATGGCAATATGTATCAGACAATTGAAGCTCCAGAAGGAATGATTATAAACCATAGTTTTGCTTATGGCGATGTGGATGGAGATACGGAAAAAGATCTGGTATTTTGCAGTCGGAGCGGAAATATTTTTGCTATGCGCTTAGATGGAGATATCATATTTAATTATCAAGCAAATACGATGCTTCTCTATTCTCCCGTTTTGGCAGATATAGATGGCAATGGATCTCTGGAGACAATTGCGGGAGGGATAGATGGAAACATTTATGCCGTTTCTTCGACGGGTGCATTGCTAAATGGTTTTCCTTATAATGTGGGAAGCAACATTCCTTGTGAACTTGCCGCAGCTGACATTAATGCTGATGGTGCCCTGGAGATTGTAGCTGGCTCTTTAAACGGATTATTATATGTAATAGGCAACGGCGGAATGGTTTTACCGGGCTTTCCTCTTCAGCTAAACGGTTCGGTTACCGGCTCTCCCACGATCACAAATACCAATCGGATCGTTTGTTCTACCCCCACAGACATTTATATCATTTCTCCTTCTGGAAATATTGTGGCAATGCGCAATATCAATTCACACATAGCGGGAGGTTTTGCATTGGGAGATATAACTGCCGATGACATTGGCTTGGATATAGTAGGCATAACGATAAATGGATTTTTGTATGCCCTAAATGAGAATGGCGCTGATCTTCCCGGCTTTCCGGTTGCGATCAATGATATTTTTAATTGCCCTCCCTTGCTTGCCAACCTGGATAATGATCCGCAAGCTGAAATATTAGTTCAGAGTTACGAAAACTCTGTCTATGGATATAATGCTGACGGCAGTTGTTTAAGCGGTTATCCTTTTATGAATATTTATAATGGCAGCACGCCTGCCACGCTGGTTGATTTTGATGCAAATAATCAGATCAAGATGGTAATGGGACATTCCAATGGAGTGTTAATGCTCAATTTGCAGAGAACCGCTTCGGATTTAAGACCTTGGATTACTTATAGAGGCAGTTCCTTAAGGCAGGGCTCTTTTGTTTCCACCGGTTTTGTAAGCAATAGCGATGAACTGGGCGTCCCCAGCGTTAATGCCTTATTAGGTAATTATCCCAATCCCTTTAATCCGGAAACGACCATCCGCTTTTCTACTAAGGCAAATACCATTGCCAAACTGGAGATTTTCAATTTGAAGGGTCAGAAAATAAGAACCCTAATTGATGGCATTCAAAATGAAGGCAATCATAGTATTATTTGGAACGGAAGAGACGATTTTTCCAGAGAAGTTGCCAGTGGAGTATATTTCTATCGTTTGAGCGCTGAGGGGAAATCTTACCAGCACAAGATGTTGCTTCTGAAATGA
- a CDS encoding YggS family pyridoxal phosphate-dependent enzyme: MNIAANILRLQESISETLIRTGRTDEVTLIAVTKTHPVEVMEEALRAGIKHIGENKVQEARKKLPLLTVPYDSFHFIGHLQSNKINQLLDLKPTLIHSVHSLELAKRLHYALGRTNRTQDILIQINSSDEMSKSGFSFSEAAESIIRIAALSTLHIKGLMTIGMLGEKEISRPLFAKMKCLFEELKSLEIPGVEMKYLSMGMSDDYTIALEEGSNLLRIGTAIFGERNYGAGE, translated from the coding sequence ATGAATATAGCCGCAAACATTTTACGCCTGCAGGAAAGTATCTCCGAAACCCTTATCCGAACAGGACGCACGGATGAAGTAACCTTAATTGCGGTAACCAAAACACATCCGGTGGAAGTAATGGAAGAAGCTTTGCGAGCGGGGATAAAGCATATCGGAGAAAACAAAGTGCAGGAAGCCAGAAAAAAACTTCCTCTGCTTACTGTGCCTTACGATAGCTTTCATTTTATCGGTCATCTGCAAAGCAATAAAATAAATCAGTTGCTGGATTTAAAGCCCACTTTGATTCATTCGGTGCATTCTTTGGAGCTGGCAAAAAGATTACATTACGCCTTAGGCAGAACTAATCGGACTCAGGATATCCTTATTCAGATTAATAGTAGCGATGAGATGTCCAAAAGCGGTTTTTCGTTTTCGGAAGCAGCGGAATCCATAATCCGCATAGCGGCGCTCTCCACTTTGCACATCAAAGGTCTGATGACGATTGGTATGCTGGGAGAAAAAGAAATCAGTCGCCCCCTCTTTGCCAAAATGAAATGTCTGTTTGAAGAACTTAAGTCCTTGGAAATTCCCGGCGTGGAAATGAAATATCTCTCCATGGGAATGAGCGATGACTATACAATCGCTTTGGAAGAGGGCTCTAATCTGCTTCGGATAGGAACTGCCATTTTCGGAGAGCGAAATTACGGAGCTGGCGAATGA
- a CDS encoding glycerol-3-phosphate acyltransferase: protein MIYLFAVLIMIVGYLYGCFSTARIIAKSFRSLNVYKIGSGLADTENIYTNISKPLGTLVGAMDVAKAYLFLMIVEVVLRFIDTKVINYPGFNVLYGENVMMIFGISMLIGHCLPYNHHFRGGRGIFTYMGMLAYFAFLPTLISAFIAWILIVRFKQIRFAQYLIVILPVVLYIVFYTLFNYHNYMPPYFITLLFGNAIAMGILNIIVSKKLGEF from the coding sequence ATGATCTATTTATTTGCTGTTTTAATTATGATAGTTGGCTATCTATACGGCTGTTTTTCCACTGCCCGGATTATTGCCAAAAGTTTTCGCTCTTTGAATGTATATAAAATCGGCTCAGGTTTAGCTGATACGGAAAATATTTACACCAACATCAGTAAACCATTGGGAACATTAGTAGGAGCGATGGATGTAGCCAAAGCGTATTTATTCTTGATGATAGTGGAGGTTGTTTTACGCTTCATTGATACCAAAGTAATAAATTACCCCGGCTTTAATGTTCTTTACGGTGAAAATGTAATGATGATTTTTGGCATTAGTATGCTTATTGGTCACTGTTTACCCTATAATCATCATTTCAGAGGTGGACGCGGTATTTTTACCTATATGGGTATGCTTGCCTATTTTGCCTTTTTACCTACTTTGATATCCGCTTTCATTGCTTGGATTCTTATCGTGCGTTTTAAGCAAATTCGCTTTGCCCAGTATTTGATTGTAATTTTACCGGTTGTATTATACATTGTGTTTTATACCCTGTTTAATTATCATAATTATATGCCGCCCTATTTCATCACTCTTTTGTTTGGCAATGCCATAGCGATGGGGATTTTAAATATAATCGTATCGAAAAAACTGGGAGAATTTTAG